The following coding sequences lie in one Capsicum annuum cultivar UCD-10X-F1 chromosome 5, UCD10Xv1.1, whole genome shotgun sequence genomic window:
- the LOC107853894 gene encoding protein S-acyltransferase 11, with protein sequence MDFGNSATSSAAAAGDDVLYPEEHNVTSVSDDHETTCWGCGLRVLVSPHVPAFKCFWCGAITNQNGIKYEKQNFMWRRLRDRCFVSFLIVFILLVICGGIWAIYPVLVSCGYFYGGVNIFLIIILSIFTLSTFSLSAFRSAGAPPNILWGSYPAVTKGALENYRFCEYCAKPKSTRAHHCRSCGMCVLDMDHHCPFIGNCVGAANHRHFVIFLISAIISMIYASIMSAYAVYHIWPPLNNWQIRLLNGAFGQKLLMGLLKDIFLAVFSSMMFLPARGLVLIYLFIASISIGIGLSVLLWQQLCFIYEGKTYLSHISASGGDSTAIKDCQNFIRFFGLPYTRARYLPSFFNSKKRHKK encoded by the exons GAGGAGCATAATGTGACATCTGTAAGTGATGATCATGAGACTACGTGTTGGGGCTGTGGGCTCCGTGTACTTGTTTCACCGCATGTACCTGCTTTCAAATGTTTCTGGTGCGGAGCTATAACCAACCAGAACGGAATTAAGTACGAGAAACAGAACTTCATGTGGAGACGATTGCGAGACCGGTGCTTTGTCAGCTTTCTCATTGTCTTCATTCTATTGGTAATAT GTGGCGGTATTTGGGCCATTTATCCAGTATTAGTTTCTTGCGGTTACTTCTATGGTGGTGTTAACATATTTCTTATTATAATACTGTCCATATTTACCCTGTCTACATTTAGCCTTTCTGCATTTCGATCTGCTGGTGCTCCACCAAACATACTATGGGGTAGCTATCCTGCTGTGACAAAAGGAGCACTCGAGAATTATAGATTTTGTGAATATTGTGCGAAGCCAAAGTCAACTAGGGCACATCATTGCCGTTCTTGTGGGATGTGCGTATTGGACATGGATCATCATTGTCCATTT ATTGGAAACTGTGTTGGTGCAGCAAACCATCGTCATTTCGTCATTTTCCTCATTTCAGcaatcattagcatgatttacgCGTCCATCATGTCTGCATATGCAGTTTATCATATTTGGCCGCCGTTAAACAACTGGCAAATTCGACTTCTGAATGGGGCTTTTGGTCAGAAGTTGCTTATGGGATtgttaaaagatatttttcttgCAGTTTTtagttctatgatgtttttacCAGCTAGAGGACTTGTTCTTATTTACCTCTTTATTGCTAGTATCTCTATCGGGATAGGTTTAAGCGTGCTTTTATGGCAGCAACTCTGTTTCATATATGAAGGCAAAACATACTTGAGTCATATAAGTGCGTCAGGGGGTGACAGTACTGCAATAAAGGATTGCCAAAATTTCATCCGATTCTTTGGCTTACCTTATACTAGAGCAAGATATTTGCCAAGCTTCTTCAATTCTAAGAAGAGACACAAAAAATGA